One part of the Neoarius graeffei isolate fNeoGra1 chromosome 2, fNeoGra1.pri, whole genome shotgun sequence genome encodes these proteins:
- the man2c1 gene encoding alpha-mannosidase 2C1, translating to MFHRPVFKNRRTLLERAEKFISDVYFTDCNLRGRLYGETCPLESLSVFQTAKRIPYSEAVQQNFQPCKVGDAFGPTWWTCWFKIVLKIPDEWKGKEVHLRWESDGEGMVWRDQEPVQGLTKEGEKTSYILTECLKQNEPHSMTLYVELACNGLFGAGQGSMIAAPDPNRKYTLHKAELVVFNQAVQELLIDFEMLVDIVKVLGEGDQRGYQALFTANEMVNLCDPANPSTFSSAHNLAQNFFNQRNGQSQHIVHAMGHCHIDTAWLWPYEETIRKCARSWVTAVCLMEKNPDFLFTCSQAQQFQWVKKWYPGLFSQIQHFVRKGQFIPVGGSWVEMDGNLPSGESMVRQFLEGQNFFKVEFGQYCKEFWLPDTFGYSAQLPQIMQGCGISRFLTQKLSWNLINTFPHNTFFWEGIDGSQVLTHFPPGNSYEMKGKVEDLINTIRNNKDKGRANHSAVLFGFGDGGGGPTQVMLDRLQRVQDSDGLPRVQMSSPDCLFSELQADSGLLCTWSGELFLELHNGTYTTQAKIKLGNRQCEVLLHDTEVASCLALCSSPGFLYPAKELQKSWRLLLLNQFHDVIPGSCTEMVVEDALKYYKEIQKTASRLLLSACDVLRSSPKFGEGSRTAVLNTLSWERTEVIELPEEGSQRKLVLMKAPSVGVAPVTESIEPTSVVTVTVQPDGTVRMENGLLKAVLDKMGRLVSLLHVETNREAISEGCFGNQFVVFDDIPLYWDAWDVMDYHLQTRKPVVEVSQPTKVLSSGGLRGSVTFSLCISRKSKITQEVILDASCPYIKFSTQVDWAEAHKFLKVEFPVQVRSSNATYEIQFGHLQRPTHTNTSWDWARFEVWGHKWADLSEHGFGVALLNDCKYGHSVHQNSMTLSLLRAPKAPDANADMGHHQFTYAIMPHKGSFQDASVVQYAYNLNFPLHLIPDVNIISPWSAFSISSAAVILETIKQAEGRKNVLVVRLYESYGSSVAAVLSTSFQVREAWHCDLLERPGCPAAVKDSEISLTFKPFQIISLLLQLH from the exons ATGTTTCACCGGCCGGTGTTTAAAAACAGACGGACTCTTCTGGAGCGGGCAGAAAAGTTTATTTCTGATGTGTATTTCACCGACTGCAATCTAAGGGGAAG ACTTTATGGAGAAACATGTCCGCTTGAGTCTCTCTCAGTGTTTCAGACTGCAAAACGTATCCCGTACTCAGAAGCAGTTCAGCAAAACTTTCAGCCTTGCAAAGTTGGTGATGCATTTGGACCGAC GTGGTGGACTTGCTGGTTCAAAATTGTCCTAAAAATTCCAGATGAGTGGAAAGGGAAGGAGGTTCATCTTAGATGGGAGAGTGATGGAGAAGGAATGGTATGGCGAGACCAAGAACCAGTCCAG GGTTTGACCAAAGAAGGTGAAAAAACAAGCTACATCctgactgagtgcctgaaacaaaATGAACCACACAG CATGACCCTGTATGTGGAATTAGCATGTAATGGATTGTTCGGGGCTGGACAGGGTTCCATGATAGCTGCCCCTGACCCAAACAGGAAGTACACTCTTCATAAGGCTGAACTTGTTGTTTTTAATCAAGCTGTGCAGGAGCTTCTCATTGACTTTGAAATGCTTGTGGACATTGTTAAG GTGCTAGGTGAAGGAGACCAACGTGGATATCAGGCTTTGTTTACAGCAAATGAGATGGTAAATCTATGTGACCCAGCCAATCCCAGCACTTTCTCTTCAGCCCACAACCTGGCTCAAAATTTCTTTAACCAGAGGAATGGACAAAGCCAACACATTGTGCATGCCATGGGCCACTGTCACATTGACAcag CTTGGCTGTGGCCATACGAAGAGACCATCAGAAAATGTGCACGCAGCTGGGTCACAGCAGTTTGCTTGATGGAGAAGAACCCAGATTTTCTCTTTACTTGCTCCCAG GCACAGCAGTTTCAGTGGGTGAAGAAATGGTATCCAGGCCTGTTCTCCCAGATCCAGCACTTTGTGCGGAAAGGACAGTTTATTCCAGTTGGAGGCTCATGGGTGGAGATG GATGGTAACTTGCCTTCTGGAGAGTCTATGGTCAGGCAGTTTTTAGAAGGACAGAATTTCTTTAAAGTAGAATTTGGACAATATTGTAAAGAG TTCTGGTTACCTGATACATTTGGCTACTCCGCGCAACTCCCTCAGATAATGCAAGGCTGTGGTATCTCCCGCTTTCTCACTCAGAAGTTAAGCTGGAATCTTATCAACACATTTCCA CACAACACTTTCTTTTGGGAGGGCATTGATGGATCCCAAGTGTTAACTCACTTCCCACCCGGGAACTCCTATGAGATGAAGGGTAAAGTTGAGGAT CTAATCAACACCATCAGGAACAACAAAGACAAGGGGCGGGCAAATCACAGCGCAGTGCTGTTTGGTTTTGGCGATGGAGGTGGAGGACCCACCCAGGTCATGCTGGACCGCTTACAGCGTGTACAGGATTCAGATGGTCTACCCAG GGTTCAAATGTCCAGTCCGGATTGTCTCTTTTCTGAACTTCAGGCTGACTCTGGCCTCCTGTGTACTTGGTCTGGTGAGCTCTTCCTTGAGCTGCACAATGGCACGTACACCACTCAGGCAAAG ATAAAGCTGGGGAATCGTCAGTGTGAGGTCCTACTGCATGATACTGAGGTGGCCAGCTGCCTGGCACTGTGTAGTAGCCCAGGTTTCTTATACCCAGCAAAAGAGCTTCAAAAATCATGGAG GCTTCTCCTACTCAACCAGTTTCATGATGTCATTCCCGGCAGTTGCACTGAGATGGTGGTAGAAGATGCACTAAAATATTATAAGG AAATTCAAAAGACTGCCTCCAGACTCCTGCTTTCTGCCTGTGATGTGCTAAGATCTAGTCCAAAGTTTGGAGAAGGCTCCAGGACAGCAGTTCTCAACACGCTGTCTTGGGAGCGTACTGAAGTCATAGAATTGCCAGAAGAAGGCAGTCAGAGAAAGCTAG TCTTGATGAAAGCCCCCAGCGTGGGAGTAGCACCGGTCACCGAGTCTATTGAGCCTACATCTGTCGTGACTGTAACAGTGCAG CCTGATGGTACTGTCAGGATGGAGAATGGCCTTTTGAAGGCGGTCTTGGACAAAATGGGCCGTTTGGTGTCCCTGCTTCATGTGGAGACAAATAG AGAGGCCATTTCCGAGGGCTGTTTTGGAAATCAGTTTGTGGTGTTTGATGACATTCCTTTATACTGGGATGCATGGGATGTGATGGACTACCATCTTCAGACCAG GAAGCCTGTAGTGGAGGTGTCACAGCCTACCAAAGTGCTGAGCTCTGGAGGACTGCGAGGAAGTGTGACCTTCTCCCTGTGCATCAGCAGGAAGAGTAAAATAACACAGGAGGTCATACTGGATGCTAGCTGTCCTTACATCAAGTTCAGTACACAG GTGGATTGGGCAGAGGCACATAAGTTCCTCAAGGTGGAGTTTCCTGTACAGGTTCGCAGTTCCAATGCCACCTACGAGATTCAATTTGGTCACCTGCAGAgacctacacacacaaacacatcctgGGACTGGGCTCGCTTTGAG GTGTGGGGCCATAAATGGGCTGATCTCTCAGAACATGGCTTCGGTGTGGCCCTTCTGAATGACTGCAAATATGGCCACTCTGTTCACCAGAATAGCATGACCTTATCATT ACTGCGAGCACCAAAAGCGCCCGATGCCAATGCAGATATGGGGCATCATCAATTTACATACGCAATCATGCCACACAAAG GCTCTTTTCAGGATGCATCAGTCGTACAATACGCCTACAACCTCAATTTTCCGCTTCACCTAATTCCTGACGTCAACATCATCAGTCCTTGGAGCGCATTCAGCATAAGCTCAGCAGCTGTTATCCTGGAAACTATAAAACAG GCTGAGGGAAGGAAAAATGTCCTCGTTGTCCGGCTGTACGAGTCTTATGGAAGCAGTGTGGCTGCAGTTCTGTCTACATCCTTCCAAGTGCGAGAGGCTTGGCA TTGTGACTTGCTGGAGCGCCCTGGTTGTCCTGCTGCAGTGAAGGACTCTGAGATTTCCCTCACTTTTAAACCATTTCAGATCATCTCACTCCTGTTGCAGCTACACTGA